Sequence from the Prunus persica cultivar Lovell chromosome G5, Prunus_persica_NCBIv2, whole genome shotgun sequence genome:
CAAGTTGTATTTCGCAACTATCTTTTTGTGAACCGTCGTCAACGGAATTTGAACTTGGAATATCTTCCATCGATGGAGACAATACATACTACTGGACTACAAGTTGGTATTCAAACAATGCTTCAAGTTCTATACATTGCGCATTGTGTTCCTTCTAAACTCTTCTTAGGTTATCGCGTTTCAAGGTTTAGAATTTAGATTATAATATGGATTAATGTtctatcaaaagaaaacatgaggATTAATGCACTATAGTAGTAAGATGAGAATCATAATGACAGAAACCTCGTTAAACACAGTTAAATCTTATTCTTGTATCAGTTTCCATTCAAATCGAAATAAACTTAACTAGAGAGGTAAAGGGGCAAATAAGCCAAAGACTCGTTTACCCCTTTCTTTCTCAGAAATGCTACATTCCTGCTTATGCATAAAAATCATCGGATCATTGAACGAACCTTTATCCAACAAAAGTTCTTAAAATATTTTGGGTGGTGCACACAGTATTTTCATAACAAATAGTAATGAACAAATTCTTATGTTAGTTGATCCAATATTAAACGGAGCCAAGAAACCAGCTTCTTCTGTTAATGCAAGCATCAACTTGACTAATGTATGCAACTCCAAATTTGACAACAGTGGATATGTGCGGAAGTTTAAATGATTTCCTTTTACTTTAGAGATTGTGGAACTGATACAAACTGATGCAAGCTATAttatcaaacaaatcaccggcAACATGCTTCGAAAGCATGCAATGACAATGAGAAGGAAGAAACAATTGAACCTTGAAACTCACCAACACCATTGACAATCATGGCCGgattttctttctcatcttTTCTTGCTAGGCGAATGATCATCATGTTCTTAGCCTGTTGCTCAAGTTAAGTCTCTCCCACACTCAATGCTTCATCTCCACTAGAATGATGAGAGATGGTCATCGGATATATAACCCCCTGAGCCAGTCCCAATTTGTGTGTGCTCTGCTTGTAAAAGCAGTGAAAGCCTCAAGTTTGGTGGCACAGAAATCTCTCTTTCAATCGAACTGCACCAAATATGCCCAGCTGATCCTTGAAATTCTAGACCTTCAACCCCAAACAGCACAGAAGGAAGTTTTGCAGAGAGGATCAAGCGTTCAAACTTGAGCAGGAATAGAAAACTCTTCTAAGCAGAATTCCTACATGATTTATAGTTTGACCTGGCGGGGAAGTCGGCCACATCTGCTCTGCAATCTCAAAATCTCTTGTGCAAAAGCTTGATTACCTGTTAACAAAAGCCCATCCAGAATGCGATTAAAGGTGAACCTACGGGGCAAAAATCCTCTGTTAACCATCTCAATCAACAACTTCCCAGCCACTAACAGATCTTCAGGTTTCTTCCTCACAAACATGGCACTAATCAAAACGTTGTATGTATCCAAATTAGGCAAGCAAATTCCACCACCCATCTTCTCAAACACACTCAACCCTTTTTCTATCTCTCCAGCATCACAAAAGTAACGAATCACAACATTATATATCTGAACATTTGGTTCACACTTGTCATCCTTCATTCTCTCCATATACTCCATCGCCCTTTCCATGTTACCCGCATGACACAATCCTCTAATCAACACACTATAAGTGGTCACATTAGGCACATAACCCTTGCTCATCATCTCCTCAAAAACCAAGACAGCATTTTCCACGCTATCTTTCTTGCACAAAACCTGAATCAAAGCATTGTAAGTTGCAACGGAAGGAAGCACCCCCTCCCCAACCATCTCATCGAAAACTTTTCGAGCTTTCTTAATCTCACCAACAACACCAAACCCATGAACCAAAGTAGTGTAAGTAACAACATCAATCTCAcacttcctcttcttcatttgCAAAAAGAACTCCCAAGCTTCCTTAATCTGGCCTGctctaaaataccctttaagCATTATGTTATACGTGGTTAAACTCGGGTCCAATCCCCTCTCCACCATCTCCCCCAAAAGCTCCAAAGCCTTTGGGGTTCGCTTAATCAAACACCACCCATTTGCAATAATATTATAACTAATACAATCAGCCTTAAACTTGCCCCTAAACACCTTAAACAAATTATAAGCCTTTTCAACACGCTTAGCTTTGCAAAGCACATCAAGTATGGTATTAAAGGAATTCAAATCCTGAGGACAGCCATGTTCATGCATAGACAAGAACACCTTAACAGCTCTATCAGGTTTGCCAGCAGCAACATACCTCTCAGTGATGATAGCAAAAGTTCTCGGGCCCGGGCCGAGGCGGCGCGCCCGCATCCGGGAAACGAGGGTCCATAGGGCCTTATAGTCACGCAGACGACCAGCTATGTCGATGGCGTGGTCGAAGGACGAGCGAGAGTGCGTGTAGCTGGGGTGGTGGTCAAGTACTTTAAAGAATTGGATGGCTTTAGGCCCATGGTTCCAGAGCCGTTTCAGGGTCTTGTCCACCAAATCTGCAGTCCACTCGATTTTAGGGTTGTGAAGAATCTGGGTTAGGGTTTGTGGATCGGATTGGAGGATGAGGTTGGCCAAGTAAGAGTCTTGAGGCGGTTGTGGGGGTGAGGTGGTGAGGCTGCGACATGGGATTGAAAAactgggttttgggtttttctgtGCCGCAGTTTTGAGTTGCAGAGTGAACATTTTCTGGAGTTGGAGCCATTGATGGTTAGTTACAAGAGTTGCACTTTTCCCTCGTTATTTTCTCAACAA
This genomic interval carries:
- the LOC18776823 gene encoding pentatricopeptide repeat-containing protein At1g74900, mitochondrial, whose translation is MFTLQLKTAAQKNPKPSFSIPCRSLTTSPPQPPQDSYLANLILQSDPQTLTQILHNPKIEWTADLVDKTLKRLWNHGPKAIQFFKVLDHHPSYTHSRSSFDHAIDIAGRLRDYKALWTLVSRMRARRLGPGPRTFAIITERYVAAGKPDRAVKVFLSMHEHGCPQDLNSFNTILDVLCKAKRVEKAYNLFKVFRGKFKADCISYNIIANGWCLIKRTPKALELLGEMVERGLDPSLTTYNIMLKGYFRAGQIKEAWEFFLQMKKRKCEIDVVTYTTLVHGFGVVGEIKKARKVFDEMVGEGVLPSVATYNALIQVLCKKDSVENAVLVFEEMMSKGYVPNVTTYSVLIRGLCHAGNMERAMEYMERMKDDKCEPNVQIYNVVIRYFCDAGEIEKGLSVFEKMGGGICLPNLDTYNVLISAMFVRKKPEDLLVAGKLLIEMVNRGFLPRRFTFNRILDGLLLTGNQAFAQEILRLQSRCGRLPRQVKL